One genomic window of Pecten maximus chromosome 3, xPecMax1.1, whole genome shotgun sequence includes the following:
- the LOC117322755 gene encoding cyclin-A1-4-like produces MSDREREREGWGYNVPNPFHLSVALIDQVLNRVKISLAVLQLLGITCVLIAAKYRTLNPITSLCNLTDNTYEPHQVLDMEKFILKELKFDLNICEPIMFLDRFFEVEKEDKEVEHLAQYLLDLSLTSVNFTSYVPSMMAASALLMSRKILGRKGWTTGLGYYTMYAEKDLVRCGNALCRLLLRTTNSKYQVSETLLLHKQQEEQVSI; encoded by the exons ATGAGTGACCGTGAGAGAGAACGGGAGGGATGG GGCTACAATGTTCCAAACCCCTTTCACCTGAGTGTGGCACTGATAGACCAGGTCCTCAATAGGGTGAAGATCTCATTAGCTGTTCTACAGCTCCTCGGCATCACATGTGTCCTCATCGCTGCCAAATATAGAACGCTAAACCCC ATCACCAGTCTCTGTAATCTGACAGACAACACTTACGAACCACACCAAGTTCTAGATATGGAGAAATTCATCCTCAAGGAGCTGAAGTTTGATCTCAACATCTGTGAACCAATCATGTTCCTCGACAGATTTTTTGAGGTGGAAAAGGAAGATAAGGAG GTAGAACATCTGGCACAGTATCTTCTAGATTTGTCCTTAACCTCTGTCAACTTCACCTCGTATGTACCATCCATGATGGCTGCCAGTGCACTGCTCATGTCCAGAAAGATATTGGGGAGGAAAGGTTGGACTACTGGCTTGGGATATTACACCATGTACGCGGAGAAAGACCTCGTCAGGTGTGGCAATGCTTTGTGTAGGTTACTCCTCAGAACCACCAACTCAAAATATCAGGTAAGTGAGACATTGCTTCTCCACAAACAGCAAGAGGAACAAGTATCTATTTAA